ACGGAAATAGAActatattttggaaaaaatcgtAATTAATTCTACCTGTCTCGCATGAATGACCTGACAACATATTGCACATTCATAACAATTGTCTTCTAACTGTTGAATAAGTCTATCTAAAAATGGTAATGTCAAAAAGGAAGgaattgcaaaaagaaaaaagagttcagtGCAATGAAAACTACCTCTCATAGATTTCTCTTGGTCGTCCTCATAATCGTGGATTCTTCTTGTTCGAGGTCTCGTTGGCTTTCTATTGTTTTGACCATCACGATTCCCTCGAGTTCGGTTAACCCCAGAAATACCGTATAGCGGAGGATTACGGTGTTGTTGCGGGTTTCCACGCGTGTAGTCTTTTGGCACTCTTTGACTGACTGCTTCCTTTAAGTCTTCAGGAGTTTGGTTGGTTGCGAAGGATCGACGTTGTTTCCCACGACCATTGAAACTCCTCTGGTTGAAGACAGCTTCCTGTGGAGTGGTCAAATTGTTCACAAATCCCGGCGCTGGGACGAAAGGAGGGGCATATGGATTGAGGATAATGTCGTTATGCCCTGGCTGTATGCGAGCACCGCCTAAACGTCGATACTGCTTACTTGAGAACCCTGGTAATTCAGAATGAGGTAAGAATGAGTTGAGACATGAAACTACCTCCACGGCCACCCTGCCGAGGTAACCAGTGTGAATCGCTTCCTCGACCTCGCGTAGGATGCTGTGGCCGATCAGaagtttcttccagaaattgttgTGGGACTAAAACAATCAACGGATTAGTAGCGGAAACGCATTAACCAAAACCAGATTcattttctaaagaaattttgattgaGGAAAAGCCAGAGTATTCTATGTCACATGCAAAAAGTGTTTCCCACAGTAAGATAACATTCATCTACTACCTAAGGATACCTTGTATGcataaataaagaaaggagGCGAAAAGCTTTTCTAGGACCTTAGAAcgattttaatgtttttttttgttctcagaaatcctttgttttttttttgttctcagaaATCCTTTGGCATTAAAACAATTATGAAAATTCCCCATATACAAAAAGAtagaagatttcaaaaataaaaaaagttgaatagaTAGCCTCCTTCCAAACTATAATACagtgaaattaataaaatcatCCAAAACAGGAGAAAGATTTGTAAGATACAGCTAAGAACAGGCTCACCTATTTTGGGCACCATTGCAGATGGATCCATTGAGATGCCACCACGACCTCGTTGGGGCCAATTTCTACGACTAAAATTAggtttgaagtaaaaaaaaacattatagaTACGTGGGGACGTGACGTACCGAACAAGACGTCGATGGCGTGCAAAGGTCacgaaaatgacaaaaataatgCGCAAGTAcatatgctttaaaaaaagactgacTTATTTGGAGGCCGCATCGCTTTTCCAGGAGCATTCTGTCCGTCACTACGATCAGAGGGCTGTGGATGATTCGACCTACGTTCTGTAGCTGTCGACGCATTCAATAGAGGTGCTTCAGTTCCAGAAGAGACGGAATCAACTTGACAACGaccaccaccgccgccgcGGCCGCCCCTTCCTCCTCGATATCCTCGACGACGTCCACGTCCGCCTCGATCTGTGGATGTTGTTGTGGCAGAAGAGGACGTCGCTACGTCGCCCATGGCGATATAACTAGATcttaaacataaatataagatGAAATGAAGTCAAAATATGCTTGGAACAGTTGCtaagaaataggaaaagaagCCAAGAGAAGAGAGCAACACTGGGAATTCAGGGGGGAACTTGATTAAGATAAAGCAATGCTCCATATCTCACTCGATCCTTATATACTGCACCAATGTCAACCAACCTGCACGTTCCGCTAAATTTCATATGATTGTGCAATCTTCAGTTGAGTATAGGTCGAGTCTCGTAGCCCTTTATGTGGTCTCAACAAGAAAATCTACCGAGTACAACGTCAAACCTTTAATTCTTATCGGCGCACCTAAAATTTTGTAGTCCTATGGGTTTACAGTGCTGTTTTTCTTAGATTcacttgtttctgttttcgttTATGTTTCCATcaaatgtttgaaatattGAGTTTGAATATTGGGGCTGGTCGTGTAAGGGGTGTGGAGGTTCCTGGATTCGTTCGATTTGgtccttttttcagtttttgagaATTACTCTAGTGAAGAAGTGAGACTAAGCTTTATACGGATAGCGTGGGAGATCCTCCGAGTTTCATGTAGTCTTTTCTATCTCGATGCAAGAAGCCTGAAGCTTTGAATTTGGTAGCTGCTTGTgcattttttcgttgttttgaaGTACAGTATTTCGTGTGGATCACTCCGGAGATAATAGAAAGTGGAGGTTTCGGGCTAAGGCCACTTTTTTGCACGTCTCTTAGTTTGCACATAGCTATTTGCTAATGGCAGCTCCAGAGAGCAGGAAAGAAGCGAGTGCCTAAGTctcctcttatttttctttccgcCTACGACCAGCACATTTCTGTAAGGGAAGTTGGAAGATGTTTTAACACATTAGTGGGTTGTTAAAATGACCTCTTTTGAGGTCGGATCCTTTGACGATTAATCGGAATTGTGGGTAGTGGGACCCTCTTCCAGAATTCTTGTAATGTGTGTAAACGCTTAAACCTAACGATCACATCGTGCTTGATTCACTTACGTTCATGCACTATCTGTCGCTGTTGAAGCACTTCATCGTCTTTTTTCCTGGGATTTCTGTAGTCAAGACCTTCCAGTTACTGTGGATTTACAGGTAACCAGCATCACTCTATAGAGCAAACATGGGTCGTATGCACAATCCTGGTAAGGGTATGTCAAAATCGGCTCTGCCGTACCGACGCTCTGTTCCCTCGTGGCTGAAGTTGACCAGCGCTGACGTCCAGGATCAGATTGTCAAGCTTGCTAAGAAGGTTTGTTGAACAGTGAGGAACTAGAGGGTTCGACTCCTTCAGTTACCCAAGACTGTTCTATTGTCTACAACTAGGTACCTAAATGACTATGAACTGCGGCCCGAAATACATAATCATGTAGAATAGGGTCGCGGTTCGAATTTGCAAGTTAGGCGTGAATGAACGTAGATACTATATTACTTTAATTTCCTCTTTAAAACCCTGCTAATTTAGGGTCTACGTCCTTCCCAGATCGGTGTCATCCTCAGGGACTCCCACGGAGTCGCTCAGGTGCGCCGTGTTACTGGAAACAAGATTTTCCGTATCCTCAAGGCTAAGGTGAGAATTTAAGACtttgttttaatttcaatATTCGAAGCAGTTGTTAGTGATTGTTTACCTCATCTAGGGCATGGCTCCCGAAATCCCTGAAGATCTCTACCATCTGATCAAGAAGGCTGTCTCAATCCGCAAGCATCTTGAGCACTCCCGCAAAGACATTGACAGCAAGTATAGGCTGATTCTTGTCGAGTCCAGAATTCACCGTCTGGCTCGTTATTATAAGACAAGCCGCCAACTCCCAGCAACCTGGAAGTACGAGTCTGCCACTGCTGCATCGCTCATCTCATaaagttgttttgtttatttgttataaATTGTTGTGATTTGTATACATGCACACGTATACTTTGCATACACACATTTATACATATTGTTCTCTTCCTTACTTTTGATCTGGTGTAGTTTTTAAGTGAGAACTGTTTGACAGCTGCGTCTGACGATTAATCCATAGGGAGATTGCAGTTCACTAGGTTTGATGGGATAGCAGTGATCACGTGAACAGCACTTGCTTCGGGTATTGTTGCATCTTGAAGGGAATTTACACTAAAAACAAAGAGCGCAACTTACTCCGGGGAGTAGTATGTGGTGTCGACTTTGAAAATCATATGTAGTATACAATAGTCGCATCTGGTTGAGGCATATTAGTTCAGTGAACATTGGTAAAAACGTTAAACCATATTTGCATCACGAGTTCGAATAGAATGGGGAACATTGTCGATGTTGACAATAAACTTCGAACTAAATTAAGCAGGAATAGCATAAATGTGTAATATAAAGTGGGAAAGCGTGAGGACAGAGGATGGAGTATGGTTCTGTATAGACGTAGGTTTTAAGAAATACATTCGCGAACATTAGGATCTCGGACGTCTCAACATCGCGTGACGTGCGTTCGGTGCTTTCATACTTATGGTAGTTATTCAGATAAGCTCcgaacttgtttttttctaactggCTCATCTTTACTTCAATACCTTATCGATTTTTATACAGTATGGAGATACAGTCTGATTAAATCCCCATGATATACAGAGATCCAAACGACACGAACGTCGGCGCAGTTGCTCGAGAGGCTGCGTCGTGGTGGTGTTAGTGGTTGAGATCGATATGGGACCATCGCGGTATGCAGCGATAattggtgccagcaaaggtcaTCACTTTTTATCATCAAAATTAACCACTAACCACCATTAGCCCCATCCCATCGACCTGGAAACCCGGCACCACCTGCTCTGAAATGATACGATCGCAGTTATGGTCAGCCGTGAGAGATTGAGGATAGTTGTTGCACAACAAATGAAGACGTCTTGGCTGCAGGTTTCATGTGCCAAATAAGAGAGTGAGCGTGGACTTCAGTTTCGAATCATGTTCTACACAACTGTCAACTATACCGTGTGTGCTGAAGCCTGTAATAAGACACTGCGAGAATTTTTAAtgtgtagtagggtcaaaacgacatggagcacggtgcaattgcgtacgcgggtTCTCTGGAGGAGGTGtgctggagcgtagcggttagcagCGCACTAGAACCCGTACTGCtgccacccatcgctgcagtttgggATGTGTTGACCACCtcagttccaactgctgcctccgcgatgcggtttcgagcgcgtacgcaaatgcaccgtgattcatgtccttttgactcGGCTATAGTGTAAACGTGTTGTTAAGGGTTAGTTTTATTGTTACTGCAGTATATTTAGAATGCACCCTTCCGCTTGTCGGGTCCCCCCACCCATTGACccagggtccgtgacggattcctccgttctgggttaagttggtcacccaagCCCTGGTATCCGTTCATCAACTGTAGCGCTCTGAAtttgggaaaaggatctcgcgtgagggattttcactttctctaacaggagaatgacctgggCGAAATTTTAGTGAGTTCTGTTCCGTCTTGGTTTTTTATGGCACATcttgtaggtgttttcaaataaataaatgttgtaTTTGCAACGCCACTTTTCTTGCAATATGGTTATTGTTGCATTTATGATGCTGATGACGCTGGTGTGGACTTTGCTCGAAATACACCAACTGTGTCTGCGAATAAGTAAGTACAACTATGTTAGATCCTAGCCGTTGGTATCTTTAATATtagtttgttcttttttttattgaaaacaagGGGGTGTCCCGCATTGATCGTAACCGCTTGCTCCACTTCACCATTTTGGCCctaaccgcctacgcaattgaGCAAGGTTACAGGTTTTCCGACCTGACTATACTAATGATTCACTTCTATAAGATTTTGTTTTCGGaatcgattctttttttcggaggaGTTCTGTCCCACATAGAAGAGAATCTTGACCTGTTGGTGTGCATTTAGAGCATcgcttcatttccttcttattttgtttctttaaagCAGGGTGTAAATTTTAGCTTACTGAGACCTACATACTATTTCCTAcatattatggagagaaaaattACCGTTAAGCATTGACTGAAGCGTAGGTTTCTGAACGACTTTTCGAAAGACCTTTTCATATTTGTAATTTCAGCTACTATATCGTGTAACCGATGAGACAGTCGGCCCGGGTAAAACTTGCATAGCATGGCGTCCCAATGGGAATACTCTTGCAATGGCAAGGTGACTTCTTCTATTGTTCTTCATCACAGTTAGCTTCGATTGTGCGAATTCTTCTTTGCcataaagaaatttgaaaattctaccttaattttcttgttattttagTGCCAACAAATCTGTCATCTTATACGACAAGAAGGGAGCCATAGTGGACGTCTTGGATGTTACCGGGTAAATTTTGAttgtaggaaaattttcaaagtttcttttatttaactTTCTTTCCCGCTCCTTAGTGCTTTGttccttttcattcattctaatTTTGACAATGATATTCAATTCTACCGGATTTCTTGCGTGAACTTACAATACAGATATGATCCAAGTGAAACTCACTCCTCGctacattttgttttatttttttttaaatgttgttgGGATGTCCTGGGATAAGGAAGGTGATGTACTTGCTATTATTACCGATTCGTCATCGTTAGCGATTCTTTGGAACATCAACACCAGTGATGCGGAACAACTAGAGACGGCGATGGGGGCTAGGtttcgtattttttcctttgtgaaAATGATTTGTGCTATAAGTGAGCATGAAGGAATAGGTCTCAACAATTTACAGAGAGCTGCCACTTTGTCTTGTATGGTCGTCTGTTTCGTCACTGCTGGTGATCGGAAATAATAAtgggaatttatttatttacaaccATCAGTTGTCGAGGTTGGAACTagatctcttcaaaaattgatCTCAACCTTCTCGTTAATGCTTGTGTTTTAGGAAAATCCCTGTTCTTGGCAAACATCAGAGGAAAGTGACGGGAGTAGTGATGACTAAACAGGATAAGATACTCTGTTGTAGTGATGATAGTACAATTACTGGCAAGTTGTTATAATGAAGTGTTTGTACGTAGGCATTCAACTAAAAAACGTGACGGTGATGgaaatttttagtttcttcttctgatGGTGAAACAATCAAAACGTTATCGTTGGCAAATGAGCCCGTTGGCGAAATAAAGCGGCCTGGAGGGAACGTGGACGTTATTGtgagatttcttctttatacCCTTCAGGATTAAGTTCTAATTTCCGTATGGAGAAATGTTGTATCGAAAGTGTGGAAAATATCCTTTACGATTGATGCAAAAGATGCAAAAGAAggtaatatttgaaaagaaattgaggacGAGAAAGTTGAGTTGAAATAATTTCGATAGAACACCTGGTGCTAATCTTGATGTCTAAATGTCACGTTACAGAggttaaatgtaaaaaaaaactgtaatcGGCCTTTATTCTCTGGAAACTTGGGTGGCGATGTAGTTTATAAACTTGGTTCATTGATTGCTACCATAAGTGTCGGACTTGACATCCTTCACCTGAGAAGCCGGACCTTTCTCAGCTGAATGACGTTCAAGTGATGACGATTCCTTTTCCAgccgcccaaaagtgaaggggtcctttcCCCAACTGTCCAATAGGGAAGGGGTTCGGAACATCGGCTCCGACTACCGCCTCTGTGGCTACAAGTGgttggtttaaaggcatcaccccacgaatctggagtgatacagatttccggtggagtattcgtatacgggatcgtaggttattgagagaagggtggttccgtccatttcttcctaattgccgtagaaaaagacccggaagatacggcttcgagcgttccggcgcactattttccacaaggagttcgattggagcgcgtcagccttgtgcacgcgcgcatttctgggccattttttgcggcaattaggaagaaatgtacggaatcacacccctctgcataatctactatcccgtgtacaaatactccacctgaaatccgcagcacctcagattcgtggtatgctgcccttaaagCCCCACTCTAACGTAGTGCAGATTTGAGTCACAAATAAATCTTGTAGACGTTTACTGTATGTTGGAGGCATAATGGAAAGCAGAGTACATAGATCGGACTACAGACTTGCAAGGACAATCAATCATGCAATCTTACAATGCGCTTCCCGTTATCTACGGAATATTACAGGAAAAGCGCCAAACTGGGATCGACTAGGAGTGCATTTCATTGGTGTTGAGTAgggagaaaagagagaaa
This window of the Necator americanus strain Aroian chromosome III, whole genome shotgun sequence genome carries:
- a CDS encoding hypothetical protein (NECATOR_CHRIII.G12878.T1): MGRMHNPGKGMSKSALPYRRSVPSWLKLTSADVQDQIVKLAKKGLRPSQIGVILRDSHGVAQVRRVTGNKIFRILKAKGMAPEIPEDLYHLIKKAVSIRKHLEHSRKDIDSKYRLILVESRIHRLARYYKTSRQLPATWKYESATAASLIS
- a CDS encoding hypothetical protein (NECATOR_CHRIII.G12879.T1), which translates into the protein MEHGAIAYAGSLEELLYRVTDETVGPGKTCIAWRPNGNTLAMASANKSVILYDKKGAIVDVLDVTGKIPVLGKHQRKVTGVVMTKQDKILCCSDDSTITGKLL